DNA sequence from the Streptomyces sp. CA-210063 genome:
CACAGCGACGGCGAGGGCGGCGACTGCGTAGAGATATCCCCCTGCCCCCACACCATCCACATCCGCGACTCCAAGAGGCCCACCGGCCCCCTCCTCACCCTCTCCCCCACCGCCTGGTCGGCTTTCCTCGCGGGGAACTGGCCCACGTAAGTCAAGGTGCTCGTACAGCATGGTCGCTGGTCGTCCTCCACAGACAGCCAACGCGGAACTCAGCCCCTCGGTCCTCTGCTGCTCAGTGATCATTACGCTCGCGATTCTCGGCGCGATCATCGCGCCCGTCGTGTGGTTCTTCATGTGGTTCCACGACGTGGTGACGAGGGATGACCCACCGCCCTTCAAGGCCGGCGCGGTTGTGGAGCTGACGAAGAGACCGACGCCGTTCGACGGCAGC
Encoded proteins:
- a CDS encoding DUF397 domain-containing protein; the encoded protein is MSTERLNWFKSSHSSGAGGECLEAAYTWRKSSHSDGEGGDCVEISPCPHTIHIRDSKRPTGPLLTLSPTAWSAFLAGNWPT